A genomic segment from Nicotiana tabacum cultivar K326 chromosome 9, ASM71507v2, whole genome shotgun sequence encodes:
- the LOC107770558 gene encoding protein ASPARTIC PROTEASE IN GUARD CELL 1-like, translated as MENPLFLLLLLISILHWNSFASLINEKSYFKINSSSIKQARKAFMSFDISKLQDPPMPSYSFSVYHIDVFEKSKFNDYESMLTHRLAQDHARATYLASKLKYRDTKIKKDPDFQEKYARNLSKNHDQDLKVAPTNYFNGHYVALLLLGSERTRNYLLIDSGSYLVWWQCAPCVPNKCFKPRYNTIYDSTTSKTFTGLDCVENSSICISTDHDFRCALGSKRCFYTQQYITGETTKGFMASDVITFPSDNTQSRIKFGCSIDQKGGTDFSGTFSGILGLSKRVSLTATGGYSLPSQLGSSIFALCLPTAASVHPSFLSFNKAPWIYGTEAKLLKNRLTPHWYYVNLFKIVINDKVVPVDPSWWNGQKETHGVMIDTGTLITRFPHDYYIIFRDVFREEVKDYTMIEGGYGIFDTCYEDDPDGAEVYFPIIKFYFGNYSERQEVLLVDGRVVVSIGGYYCLAFMPWDDKSTLIGTNQLQGIGLTFDTKNNALTFSVDACD; from the coding sequence ATGGAAAAccccctttttcttcttcttcttcttatatcaATCCTTCATTGGAATTCATTTGCTAGTTTAATCAATGAAAAATCATATTTCAAGATTAATTCTTCTTCCATTAAACAAGCTAGAAAAGCTTTCATGTCTTTTGATATATCCAAGCTTCAAGATCCTCCAATGCCGTCTTATTCTTTCAGTGTTTACCATATCGACgtctttgaaaaatcaaaattcaacgATTATGAGTCCATGCTTACTCATCGTCTTGCTCAAGATCATGCTCGAGCTACATACTTGGCATCAAAGTTGAAATACCGCGATACTAAAATTAAAAAAGACCCCGATTTTCAAGAGAAGTACGCACGTAATTTGAGTAAGAACCATGACCAAGACCTAAAGGTAGCACCTACTAACTACTTTAATGGTCACTATGTTGCCCTTTTGTTGCTTGGTAGTGAAAGAACAAGAAATTACTTACTAATAGACAGTGGAAGTTACTTAGTTTGGTGGCAATGTGCACCATGCGTTCCAAATAAGTGTTTCAAACCGCGTTATAATACTATATACGATTCTACCACCTCCAAAACGTTCACAGGACTTGATTGCGTTGAAAACAGTTCAATTTGCATAAGTACAGATCATGATTTTCGTTGCGCTTTAGGCAGCAAACGATGTTTCTATACGCAACAATATATCACTGGAGAAACAACAAAAGGTTTTATGGCATCTGATGTGATCACATTTCCTTCAGACAATACACAATCCAGGATAAAATTTGGTTGTAGTATAGATCAAAAAGGCGGTACAGATTTCAGTGGTACATTTTCTGGGATTCTTGGTCTGAGTAAAAGAGTAAGCTTAACAGCTACAGGTGGATATTCTTTACCATCTCAATTAGGTTCGTCCATATTTGCATTATGTTTACCAACTGCTGCTTCTGTACACCCATCTTTCCTCTCCTTTAATAAAGCTCCGTGGATATATGGAACAGAGGCAAAACTACTAAAAAATCGATTAACTCCTCATTGGTACTACGTCAATCTTTTCAAGATTGTGATTAACGATAAAGTTGTTCCAGTGGATCCTTCGTGGTGGAATGGTCAAAAAGAAACCCATGGAGTGATGATAGATACAGGGACATTAATTACTCGTTTTCCTCAtgattattatattatatttcgCGACGTTTTcagagaagaagtaaaagattATACTATGATTGAAGGTGGATATGGTATATTTGACACTTGCTATGAAGATGATCCAGATGGTGCTGAAGTATATTTCCCAATTATCAAATTTTACTTTGGCAATTATTCTGAAAGGCAAGAGGTGCTGCTAGTAGACGGACGAGTTGTAGTAAGTATTGGGGGCTATTATTGCCTAGCTTTTATGCCATGGGATGATAAATCTACACTTATAGGCACTAATCAGCTTCAAGGCATAGGTTTAACTTTTGATACTAAAAATAATGCTTTGACTTTCAGTGTTGATGCTTGTGATTGA
- the LOC107770559 gene encoding protein ASPARTIC PROTEASE IN GUARD CELL 1-like, whose translation MENLLFILLLLLLMSILHWKSFANLINEKSYFKINSSSIKQARKTFMSFDISKLQDPPMLSYSFSVYHIDVFEKSKFTDYDSVLTNRLAQDHARATYLASKFKYRDTEIKKDPDFQEKYAHNLSKNHDQTLKVAPTSYYQSHYVALFMLGSERIRNYLLIDTGSYLVWWQCAPCVPNKCFKQVFNTIYNRTTSKTFKRLYCVEDSSVCIAEDPHFHCALSSSLCFYETTYGSGQTTKGFMQSEVIIFPSDNTQARINFGCSIDQRSGSQDFSGTFSGIAGLGRRVSTNAIGGYSLPSQLGSSIFALCLPSSTSVQPSVLTFNKAPWSYGTEVKLVKNPLNPHFYNVNIFKIVINDKVVPVEPSWWNNGNQGVIVDTGTLITRFPHDFYIIFRDVFRLEVKDYEMVEDGVGPFDTCYKDDPFSAEVYFPVVRFYFGNISPSQELMLVQERVVIQNAGHYCLGFFWMES comes from the coding sequence ATGGAAAACCTCctctttattcttcttcttcttcttcttatgtcAATCCTTCATTGGAAATCATTTGCCAATTTAATCAATGAAAAATCATATTTCAAGATTAATTCTTCTTCCATTAAACAAGCTAGAAAAACTTTTATGTCTTTTGATATATCCAAGCTTCAAGATCCTCCAATGCTGTCTTATTCTTTTAGTGTTTACCATATCGACgtttttgaaaaatcaaaattcacCGACTATGACTCCGTGCTTACAAATCGCTTGGCTCAAGATCATGCTAGAGCTACATACTTAGCATCAAAGTTCAAATACCGCGATACTGAAATAAAAAAAGACCCCGATTTTCAAGAGAAGTACGCGCATAATTTGAGTAAGAACCATGACCAAACCCTAAAGGTAGCACCTACTTCATACTATCAAAGTCATTATGTTGCCCTATTTATGCTTGGTAGTGAAAGAATAAGAAATTACTTACTAATAGACACTGGAAGTTATTTAGTTTGGTGGCAATGTGCACCTTGTGTTCCAAATAAATGTTTTAAACAGgtttttaatactatatataatCGTACCACGTCGAAAACTTTCAAAAGACTTTATTGTGTTGAGGATAGTTCAGTTTGTATAGCTGAAGATCCACATTTTCATTGTGCTTTAAGTAGTAGTTTATGTTTTTATGAGACAACATATGGAAGTGGACAAACAACAAAAGGTTTTATGCAATCTGAGGTTATTATTTTTCCTTCAGACAATACACAAGCTAGGATTAATTTTGGTTGTAGTATTGATCAAAGAAGTGGTAGTCAAGATTTCAGTGGTACATTTTCTGGAATTGCTGGACTTGGTCGAAGAGTTAGCACGAACGCCATAGGTGGATACTCTTTACCATCTCAATTAGGGTCGTCTATATTTGCATTATGTTTACCAAGTTCTACTTCAGTACAACCATCTGTTCTCACGTTTAATAAAGCTCCGTGGTCATATGGAAccgaggtgaaactagtaaaaaATCCATTAAACCctcatttttataatgttaataTTTTCAAGATTGTGATTAACGATAAAGTTGTTCCAGTGGAACCTTCGTGGTGGAATAATGGTAATCAAGGTGTTATTGTCGATACAGGGACACTGATTACGCGTTTTCCTCatgatttttatattatatttcgCGACGTTTTTAGACTTGAGGTTAAAGATTATGAAATGGTTGAAGATGGAGTTGGTCCATTTGATACATGTTACAAAGATGATCCATTTAGCGCTGAAGTATATTTCCCAGTTGTGAGGTTTTACTTTGGCAATATTTCTCCAAGTCAAGAGCTGATGTTAGTACAAGAAAGAGTTGTAATACAAAATGCAGGGCATTATTGCTTAGGTTTTTTTTGGATGGAATCATAA